One part of the Ornithodoros turicata isolate Travis chromosome 2, ASM3712646v1, whole genome shotgun sequence genome encodes these proteins:
- the LOC135385871 gene encoding serine/arginine repetitive matrix protein 2-like isoform X2 — protein MGFGRMQMEMDYAEETTEKRRVLEIEKEETEELKLKYKAVQEKEKVVQEALATLKANFYCDLCDKQYNKHQEFDNHINSYDHAHKQRLKELKQREFGRNVLSKVKREDRNREKEQKRLKELAHLRAQVACLRGPMEMGTGEKFITAGRFQEINHPSASTSGSDCDTTPSHVDTMSEDYPTEGCLSIGEQPTEESNSETDSSVTVLHDPPTFFFGDVCEPPPLPAEIPLPPPLPDPGQELYSPENPTPVLPDPPDPPPLPPPPPPPVLPLDDPTSKSKMLIGKALAKKRLVAFSLSSKAPLQKALEERQAAPVKQPNRALSFSFARKSTGKITPLTSLFKEEEQSPEHQDQQETNDVEGGQSAQDKNAEGGDTEGSDENKEFYHTAPPENISVKPKFEFVKFVKCDEFELKLPPDATEGDPKALEREKKTDEADNKEGASSEEKPKDDNKKSDSKKGSESKKTEVTKEVPKGKKDEKQSSKERERRSSSRTRRRSRSRERRKRSRSKERRRSRERRSRSRNRRSRSRERRRLGESRRSRSRERKHSRERRQQRDTRERKRSHSRGRAERGRNVEDKIKGEKTITENWEKTKLIDKRGGGDRERSRKDEAQKTKTDEKRQSEGSQSRSREKHKEDGAFKDKMDKPSSDEKSRKKDKRSKDKEESTCTKTDSPERKTPPKQQLGIKECPEPDSTGCSESPCVAECFYEESPMKCSKKRALSKIEKEEEPILTLMYEDSPLEVFRETDNLSPEALPSVLDVEVPHPLDCSNEVSGDEGISSQDKLAQLHLSAEKKQKGGPDSDAKEVDGSRKDKPKIDPLVSKELNTISSKSATVAVDDMKERKRELDTTEECKDESRRKRKKYSKEKSPNVTNILDEPFLGKRELGARGAPSSTHDNADFGGSPPGKVKEVHKTKHLSHSKKDKTKGELLTNKHPSKCPSAIKEELKSLVKQGFLAEPNIDIVKKVPPPLTLTKGAHDKGVYEESEKVQKREERYKNLTEERKKMKDKALHKAKKSVLKKKRAKSEKSSSSSSSSSSSSSSSSGSTSGSSSSSSSSDGSSSSDESSDSSSSSSSSSSSSSSSSSSADIPSKLKKKQRKLKLKTKLLKKKMAQMAKMHSKFKGTKRLKDQVTNVEIVTEVESKEALILQLKKQTNKDMELQWDEESIVPSTKDRATAPSSSDAASGNCAVNKVKQKTSETSILHSDYDKGAARSHQDLLARETPIQKVGTRGTLETPTEPCVSSHDSDFAQTREHTGERDSKERRKPHDQAKETKKVACPLQEDSCSGKDSLLKFEGQAVDLYDEELWAVQHTVEDSECQQNIDGKPQISSDLKDRKQDSTKPSVLGSVPELPGEEAKDQKAEPISATKSMKDETNRQYKSSEESENRKLGREEIVSLQDHQKDPERKDNDTRSKPARPPGGSLSKEAYRQHRSSGDRDSRRPSGEGTRGQKESPRYGHDKKAHDVTTTIPKSLTDSRDRKTSAESSSKSRKASSSSEESAGKNRSQRTTSRAEVYQAAQEKPQKLCRGPSDCDVLEEKQKPRRGSHSKDDAEVASRKRSQLKGDDTASSDGRKTRDQKDIVEKSGKHTEKQRTSGGKGDTFESLRPSTTKGPKGRWDSQAKKEQENSVKHTAKKDIPAGSESTAVKASSDKTTDSKQNADSDKCQLQKPSLNEKFESPNIISKVNEDLLKTQIMTAKVRRDSSEFIIVKAIDRKKEIRWPTSIIRYTSSKPFISYGCNPKYAHTNITAPKKDIIAQEPKKELPEEKLEEVVVNAQNLKDMSGLQALQCLYEHAESPEQDEPEEVKNEDPTESNERIPSPSFGDNLGSSTPESPNVDMETSATASPTEETPKLGATSKDNHDETSTNQECTAYEDLQDDKPVPEKSPENSSVVTVEKFEETVMDESISVSMDFSDDDDEMPILCKPLSPPPELTADLEENSPRSESLDMPSVPPTESATLNILAPAAIPECPVLHPTVLPQAVLSPASQPATPLLVAPDTNNIIMPVFGNILVPHVDLGSCGMVDLATGVLPGVQPEVVPPNVPAELQQKDLHSEYEKFMEQLNLGSCIEVEVCQEEEIPLEESVTVEASSDNPSVEIVEDANSVEVPTQKGEMEAVDTVMVNKYKKEEPPPPPPRHSQKRKHKHTVHIQHEVPDTAPSPTKKPALSAGTSSSPKVNSSASSNRGKARPIIIKVQADKEHSDSAQLAEEQELTSLQCTTSDLTEELQEDCLEKEVPLNLVEMQSSGDMFLTVLDTEDISLAAIEEVACTLSEEVETITPAFDGATTEREESPPPPPPPPKSLLRKRSVTVASEEVAPPPPPPPPPPRPAPKLLVLPPPPAGILIPAGRASTSNDAKKTVTFADGIPPGRDPPTYTDAGPSSPPPPPPPPPKERRQRTKVHVQVATIPAVSNDEEPPPPPPPPKKPPAVAVQQQSTEAVAYQQFQVQMQPYSTAAYAVPYGAYPQGYAVNVPYPPTAAYAYAAPPQQQQPQPQQLYSAQAAAYQYHVVAAQPHQPMPPRPPI, from the exons ATGGGGTTTGGACGAATGCAGATGGAG ATGGATTATGCTGAAGAGACAACTGAGAAGAGAAGGGTATTAGAAAttgagaaagaagagactgaagAGCTGAAGCTTAAGTACAAG GCtgtacaagaaaaagaaaaggttgtTCAAGAAGCATTAGCAACACTCAAGGCAAACTTCTATTGTGACCTCTGTGATAAGCAGTACAACAAGCACCAGGAATTTGACAACCATATTAACTCGTATGACCATGCTCACAAACAG CGACTGAAAGAACTGAAGCAGAGAGAGTTTGGACGTAACGTTCTGTCAAAAGTGAAGCGTGAAGATAGAAACCGTGAAAAGGAGCAGAAACGTCTGAAAGAACTGGCCCATCTCCGAGCGCAAGTTGCATGTTTACG GGGGCCTATGGAAATGGGTACAGGGGAAAAGTTCATCACCGCTGGTCGATTCCAAGAAATCAACCATCCCTCTGCATCCACAAGTGGCTCAGATTGTGACACCACCCCATCACATGTGGACACGATGTCCGAGGACTACCCCACTGAGGGTTGCTTGAGCATTGGCGAACAACCCACGGAGGAATCAAACAGCGAAACAGACAGTTCCGTCACTGTGTTGCACGACCCGCCTACATTTTTCTTTGGCGACGTCTGTGAGCCCCCTCCATTACCAGCTGAGATCCCACTTCCTCCTCCCCTCCCAGACCCAGGACAAGAACTGTACTCACCGGAAAACCCGACACCAGTGTTGCCAGACCCACCAGATCCACCACCACTGCCACCACCACCTCCGCCACCTGTTCTCCCACTTGACGATCCCACCTCTAAGTCAAAGATGCTGATAGGAAAGGCTCTTGCAAAGAAACGGCTTGTTGCATTCTCGCTCTCTTCTAAGGCACCCCTCCAGAAAGCTTTGGAGGAAAGACAGGCGGCGCCAGTCAAGCAACCAAATCGTGCATTGTCTTTTAGTTTTGCACGGAAATCCACCGGAAAGATAACTCCTCTCACTTCGCTCTTTAAAGAGGAGGAGCAGAGCCCAGAGCACCAGGATCAGCAGGAAACAAATGATGTTGAAGGGGGccaatctgcccaggacaagaATGCTGAAGGGGGAGACACTGAAGGCAGTGATGAAAACAAGGAGTTCTATCACACTGCTCCACCCGAAAATATTTCGGTGAAGCCTAAATTTGAGTTTGTCAAGTTTGTAAAGTGTGACGAGTTTGAGCTCAAACTGCCACCTGATGCAACAGAAGGCGATCCTAAAGCACTTGAGAGGGAAAAGAAGACAGATGAGGCAGACAACAAGGAAGGAGCAAGTAGTGAGGAAAAACCAAAGGATGACAACAAAAAATCTGATTCTAAGAAGGGGTCAGAATCAAAGAAGACAGAAGTGACAAAAGAGGTACCAAAAGGGAAGAAGGACGAAAAACAGAGCAGCAAAGAGAGGGAGAGGCGAAGTTCTTCACGGACAAGGAGGAGAAGTAGatcgagagaaaggagaaaaagGAGCAGGTCAAAGGAAAGAAGACGGTCAAGGGAGAGGCGAAGTAGGTCAAGGAACAGACGAAGCAGGTCGAGGGAAAGGAGGCGGCTAGGAGAGAGTAGGAGGAGTAGATCGAGAGAAAGGAAGCATAGTAGAGAGAGGCGACAGCAGAGAGACAcaagagaaaggaaaagaagtcATTCACGAGGAAGGGCTGAGAGGGGTAGGAATGTGGAGGACAAGATTAAGGGAGAGAAGACAATAACAGAAAACTGGGAAAAGACAAAATTGATTGACAAGAGAGGAGGAGGGGACAGAGAGAGAAGTAGGAAGGATGAGGCccagaaaacaaaaactgaTGAAAAGCGTCAGTCAGAAGGTTCACAGTCACGAAGCAGAGAGAAGCATAAGGAAGATGGCGCATTTAAAGACAAGATGGATAAACCAAGTAGTGATGAAAAGAGTAGGAAGAAAGACAAGCGAAGCAAGGATAAAGAAGAAAGCACCTGTACAAAGACAGACAGTCCTGAGAGAAAGACTCCTCCGAAGCAGCAATTGGGCATCAAGGAGTGCCCAGAACCTGACAGCACTGGCTGTTCTGAAAGCCCTTGCGTCGCTGAATGCTTTTACGAGGAAAGCCCGATGAAGTGTAGTAAGAAAAGGGCTTTgtccaaaatagaaaaagaggaagagCCTATTCTAACTCTAATGTATGAGGACAGTCCATTAGAAGTCTTCCGTGAGACTGATAATTTGAGTCCGGAAGCATTGCCCTCGGTCCTGGATGTAGAGGTTCCACATCCTTTGGATTGTAGCAACGAGGTGTCGGGAGACGAGGGCATCAGTTCTCAAGACAAGCTTGCGCAGCTTCACTTATCTGCTGAGAAAAAACAGAAGGGTGGCCCTGATTCAGATGCTAAAGAAGTTGATGGAAGCAGAAAAGATAAGCCTAAAATTGATCCTCTTGTTTCAAAAGAACTGAACACTATCAGTTCAAAGTCAGCAACAGTAGCAGTTGATGAtatgaaggaaagaaaaagagagctAGACACGACAGAGGAATGTAAGGATGAAAGTAGACGAAAAAGGAAGAAATACAGTAAAGAGAAGTCTCCGAATGTTACAAATATTCTAGACGAGCCTTTTTTAGGGAAGAGAGAGCTTGGAGCGCGAGGGGCTCCAAGCAGCACCCATGATAATGCAGATTTTGGAGGTAGCCCGCCGGGAAAGGTGAAAGAGGTACACAAGACCAAACACCTGTCGCACTCGAAAAAGGATAAAACTAAGGGAGAACTTCTAACAAACAAGCACCCCTCAAAGTGCCCTTCTGCGATCAAAGAGGAGTTAAAGTCACTTGTCAAGCAGGGCTTTCTGGCAGAACCTAATATTGATATAGTGAAGAAAGTTCCACCGCCCTTGACGCTCACAAAGGGGGCTCACGACAAGGGTGTTTATGAGGAATCGGAAAAAGTTCAGAAAAGGGAAGAACGGTACAAAAATCTaacagaagaaagaaagaaaatgaaagataAAGCTTTGCACAAGGCCAAGAAATCTGTGTTGAAGAAGAAGCGTGCCAAGAGTGAGAAATCTAGCAGTAGCTCTTCCTCATCATCTAGTTCTTCGTCatcaagctctgggtcaaccaGTGGAAGCAGCTCGTCCAGCAGCAGTTCTGATGGCTCGAGCAGTTCAGACGAGTCTTCTGACAGTAGCAGCAGCTCGAGTTCATCTTCAAGCTCTAGCAGTTCAAGTTCGTCATCAGCTGACATCCCGAGCAAATTAAAGAAGAAGCAAAGAAAGTTGAAGTTGAAAACAAAACTGCTCAAGAAAAAGATGGCACAGATGGCTAAAATGCACTCGAAGTTCAAAGGCACAAAAAGGTTGAAGGACCAAGTCACTAATGTTGAAATCGTAACTGAAGTCGAAAGCAAAGAGGCACTGATATTGCAGctcaagaaacaaacaaataaagaTATGGAACTCCAGTGGGATGAGGAAAGTATTGTGCCATCTACAAAAGACAGAGCCACTGCACCGAGCAGCAGTGATGCAGCAAGTGGTAATTGTGCTGTGAATAAAGTAAAGCAGAAAACATCAGAGACAAGTATCCTTCATAGCGATTATGACAAAGGTGCTGCACGGTCACATCAAGATTTGTTGGCACGAGAGACACCTATACAGAAGGTTGGCACAAGAGGCACACTCGAGACACCTACTGAGCCCTGTGTGTCTTCCCATGACTCGGATTTTGCTCAAACAAGAGAGCACACAGGTGAACGTGACTCAAAGGAACGAAGAAAACCTCACGACCAAGCCAAGGAAACAAAGAAAGTTGCATGCCCTCTTCAGGAAGACAGTTGCAGTGGGAAAGACAGTCTGCTCAAATTTGAAGGTCAAGCAGTGGATCTGTACGATGAAGAGCTGTGGGCGGTTCAGCACACTGTAGAAGATTCGGAGTGTCAACAGAATATTGATGGAAAACCACAGATCTCATCTGACTTGAAGGACAGAAAACAAGACAGCACAAAACCGAGTGTGTTAGGAAGTGTACCAGAGCTCCCAGGAGAGGAAGCGAAGGACCAGAAAGCTGAACCCATTAGTGCAACTAAAAGCATGAAAGATGAGACTAACAGACAGTACAAGTCCTCGGAAGAGTCAGAGAACCGTAAGTTGGGTAGAGAAGAGATAGTTTCCCTGCAAGATCACCAAAAAGACCCAGAAAGAAaagacaacgacacaagaagcaAACCAGCTAGGCCACCTGGAGGGTCACTTTCCAAAGAGGCGTACAGGCAGCATAGATCCTCTGGTGACAGAGACAGCCGTAGGCCAAGTGGAGAAGGGACAAGAGGGCAGAAGGAGAGCCCAAGGTATGGACACGACAAAAAAGCTCACGATGTAACAACTACAATACCAAAATCATTGACTGATTCGAGAGACAGGAAAACAAGTGCAGAGAGTTCGAGCAAATCCAGGAAAGCATCCAGCAGCTCTGAAGAAAGTGCAGGAAAAAATAGGTCACAGAGAACTACAAGTCGCGCTGAAGTTTATCAGGCAGCTCAAGAAAAGCCTCAGAAACTTTGTCGTGGCCCCAGCGATTGTGACGTGCTTGAAGAAAAGCAAAAGCCAAGACGAGGCAGTCATAGTAAGGATGATGCTGAAGTGGCTAGCAGGAAGCGAAGTCAGCTGAAGGGTGATGACACTGCTTCCTCTGACGGGAGGAAAACAAGGGATCAAAAGGACATCGTAGAAAAGTCTGGAAAGCACACAGAGAAGCAAAGAACAAGTGGTGGAAAAGGAGACACTTTTGAAAGCTTGCGTCCTTCCACCACAAAGGGGCCGAAAGGAAGGTGGGACAGCCAAGCAAAGAAAGAACAGGAAAATTCTGTGAAGCATACAGCCAAAAAGGACATCCCTGCAGGGAGTGAATCAACTGCTGTAAAGGCCAGCAGTGACAAAACAACAGACTCTAAGCAGAATGCTGACAGTGACAAATGTCAACTGCAGAAACCATCCCTGAATGAGAAGTTTGAGAGCCCAAACATTATCTCAAAGGTAAACGAAGATCTGTTGAAAACTCAGATAATGACAGCAAAAGTACGAAGAGATAGCAGTGAATTCATTATCGTAAAGGCAATTGATCGCAAAAAGGAAATCCGTTGGCCTACATCTATCATCAGGTACACCAGCAGCAAGCCGTTCATTTCTTATGGATGCAATCCAAAATATGCACATACAAATATAACAGCACCTAAGAAGGACATCATTGCACAGGAACCAAAAAAAGAATTGCCTGAAGAGAAGCTGGAAGAAGTTGTGGTCAATGCACAAAATCTGAAAGACATGAGTGGGCTACAGGCCCTTCAGTGCCTCTATGAACATGCAGAAAGCCCAGAGCAAGATGAGCCTGAAGAAGTCAAAAATGAGGACCCAACAGAGAGCAATGAAAGAATCCCATCACCTAGCTTTGGTGACAATCTTGGAAGCAGCACACCTGAAAGTCCAAATGTAGACATGGAAACTAGTGCTACAGCATCACCAACAGAGGAAACTCCTAAATTGGGAGCCACAAGTAAGGACAACCATGATGAAACCTCCACTAACCAAGAGTGTACAGCATATGAAGACCTTCAAGATGATAAGCCTGTGCCCGAGAAAAGTCCTGAAAACAGCAGTGTGGTTACTGTTGAAAAGTTTGAGGAAACAGTTATGGATGAAAGCATTTCAGTTTCCATGGATttctctgatgatgatgatgaaatgcCAATTCTGTGCAAGCCATTGTCACCACCACCAGAGTTGACAGCTGATCTGGAAGAGAACAGTCCAAGAAGTGAATCTCTTGACATGCCAAGTGTGCCTCCTACAGAATCTGCTACCTTGAATATCCTTGCACCAGCTGCAATACCAGAGTGTCCTGTTCTTCATCCTACTGTTCTTCCCCAAGCTGTCCTTTCTCCTGCTTCCCAACCAGCAACACCATTGCTTGTAGCTCCTGACACAAATAACATAATAATGCCAGTTTTCGGGAACATTCTTGTTCCCCACGTGGATTTGGGCAGTTGTGGAATGGTAGACCTCGCCACAGGTGTCCTACCTGGAGTGCAGCCAGAAGTGGTTCCACCTAATGTTCCTGCTGAACTGCAACAAAAAGATCTACACTCTGAGTATGAGAAGTTCATGGAACAGCTCAATCTGGGCAGCTGCATAGAAGTGGAGGTCTGCCAAGAGGAAGAGATTCCACTGGAAGAAAGTGTTACTGTGGAAGCGAGTTCTGATAATCCCTCAGTGGAGATAGTGGAAGATGCAAACAGTGTGGAAGTGCCTACTCAGAAAGGTGAAATGGAAGCTGTTGATACTGTCATGGTCAACAAATACAAAAAAGAGGagcctcctcctccccctccaaGACATTCACAGAAGAGAAAACATAAGCATACAGTGCACATTCAGCATGAGGTCCCTGACACTGCTCCGTCACCAACGAAGAAACCAGCATTGTCAGCAGGAACGAGCAGCTCTCCAAAAGTGAACTCTTCTGCATCAAGCAATAGAGGGAAAGCAAGACCCATCATAATCAAGGTTCAGGCTGACAAAGAACATTCAGATTCTGCTCAACTTGCAGAAGAACAAGAGCTGACATCCTTGCAGTGCACTACATCCGACCTGACAGAGGAACTGCAGGAGGATTGTTTAGAAAAAGAAGTTCCTCTCAACCTAGTGGAGATGCAGTCTTCTGGCGACATGTTCCTGACTGTGCTCGATACAGAAGACATATCCTTAGCTGCTATCGAAGAAGTAGCATGCACCTTGTCTGAAGAAGTGGAAACAATAACCCCTGCATTCGATGGTGCCACCACAGAAAGAGAAGAATCACCCCCACCTCCACCTCCGCCACCCAAGTCACTTTTACGAAAGCGAAGTGTGACTGTTGCTTCCGAAGAGGTGGCCCCCCCTCcgccacctcctcctcctcccccacgACCTGCTCCCAAGTTGCTTGTTCTCCCACCGCCTCCAGCAGGAATCCTCATCCCTGCAGGAAGGGCATCAACGTCAAATGATGCCAAGAAGACCGTCACTTTTGCTGATGGCATACCTCCAGGAAGAGACCCACCCACGTATACCGACGCTGGTCCTAGCTCtccgcctcctcctcctccaccaccaccgaaggaaaggagacagcgaacaaaaGTGCATGTTCAAGTGGCCACCATTCCAGCAGTGAGCAACGACGAggagccaccaccaccacctccaccacctaAGAAGCCTCCAGCAGTGGCTGTTCAGCAACAGAGCACAGAAGCCGTGGCATACCAACAGTTTCAGGTTCAAATGCAGCCGTACTCAACGGCTGCATATGCTGTACCTTACGGGGCCTACCCTCAGGGTTATGCGGTCAATGTCCCGTATCCCCCCACTGCAGCATATGCATACGCTGCACCACCTCAGCAGCAGCAACCACAGCCACAACAGCTGTATAGTGCACAGGCTGCTGCATATCAGTACCATGTGGTGGCAGCACAGCCACACCAACCCATGCCTCCACGACCACCAATATAG